A DNA window from Piliocolobus tephrosceles isolate RC106 chromosome 9, ASM277652v3, whole genome shotgun sequence contains the following coding sequences:
- the IKZF5 gene encoding zinc finger protein Pegasus isoform X3, translating to MLVDGFERTFDGKLKCRYCNYASKGTARLIEHIRIHTGEKPHRCHLCPFASAYERHLEAHMRSHTGEKPYKCELCSFRCSDRSNLSHHRRRKHKMVPIKGTRSSLSSKKMWGVLQKKTSNLGYSRRALINLSPPSMVVQKPDYLNDFTHEIPNIQTDSYESMAKTTPTGGLPRDPQELMVDNPLNQLSTLAGQLSSLPPENQNPASPDVVPCPDEKPFMIQQPSTQAVVSAVSASIPQSSSPTSPEPRPSHSQRNYSPVAGPSSEPSAHTSTPSIGNSQPSTPAPALPVQDPQLLHHCQHCDMYFADNILYTIHMGCHGYENPFQCNICGCKCKNKYDFACHFARGQHNQH from the exons ATGTTAGTAGACGGGTTTGAAAGGACCTTTGATGGGAAGCTCAAGTGTCGGTACTGCAACTATGCCAGCAAAGGAACAGCCCGGCTTATTGAACACATCAGAATCCACACAG gtgAAAAACCTCATCGATGTCATCTTTGTCCATTTGCATCTGCTTATGAGCGTCATCTGGAAGCCCATATGCGTtctcatactggagaaaaaccataCAAATGCGAATTATGTTCCTTCCGCTGCAGTGATCGAAGTAACTTGTCCCATCATCGAAGGCGCAAGCATAAGATGGTACCAATTAAAGGTACTAGGTCTTCCTTAAGCAGCAAGAAAATGTGGGGGgttttacagaagaaaacaagCAATCTAGGCTATAGCAGAAGAGCACTAATCAACTTAAGTCCACCTTCCATGGTGGTTCAGAAACCAGACTACCTTAACGATTTTACCCACGAAATCCCAAATATCCAGACTGACTCCTATGAAAGTATGGCAAAAACCACACCAACTGGTGGCCTTCCAAGGGACCCCCAGGAACTCATGGTTGATAACCCTTTGAATCAGCTCTCTACTCTAGCAGGGCAGTTGTCCAGTTTGCCACCTGAAAACCAAAACCCTGCATCCCCTGATGTAGTTCCCTGCCCTGATGAAAAGCCTTTCATGATTCAGCAGCCCTCCACCCAAGCAGTAGTTTCTGCTGTATCAGCAAGTATTCCTCAGAGCTCCTCTCCCACAAGCCCAGAACCTCGGCCATCCCATAGTCAAAGGAACTATAGTCCAGTGGCAGGTCCAAGCAGTGAGCCAAGTGCCCACACGAGCACTCCCAGCATAGGAAACAGCCAGCCAagcaccccagccccagccctgccggTCCAGGACCCTCAGCTTCTGCACCACTGCCAGCACTGTGATATGTACTTTGCAGACAACATCCTTTACACTATTCATATGGGATGTCATGGGTATGAAAATCCTTTTCAGTGTAATATATGTGGATGCAAATGTAAAAACAAGTATGATTTTGCCTGTCATTTTGCAAGAGGGCAACATAACCAACATTGA
- the IKZF5 gene encoding zinc finger protein Pegasus isoform X1 — protein sequence MGEKKPEPLDFVKDFQEYLTQQTHHVNMISGSVSGDKEAEALQGAGTDGDQNGLDHPSVEVSLDENSGMLVDGFERTFDGKLKCRYCNYASKGTARLIEHIRIHTGEKPHRCHLCPFASAYERHLEAHMRSHTGEKPYKCELCSFRCSDRSNLSHHRRRKHKMVPIKGTRSSLSSKKMWGVLQKKTSNLGYSRRALINLSPPSMVVQKPDYLNDFTHEIPNIQTDSYESMAKTTPTGGLPRDPQELMVDNPLNQLSTLAGQLSSLPPENQNPASPDVVPCPDEKPFMIQQPSTQAVVSAVSASIPQSSSPTSPEPRPSHSQRNYSPVAGPSSEPSAHTSTPSIGNSQPSTPAPALPVQDPQLLHHCQHCDMYFADNILYTIHMGCHGYENPFQCNICGCKCKNKYDFACHFARGQHNQH from the exons ATGGGTGAAAAAAAACCAGAGCCTTTGGACTTCGTGAAAGATTTTCAGGAATACCTGACTCAGCAGACCCATCATGTGAACATGATTTCTGGATCAGTTAGTGGAGACAAAGAAGCAGAGGCTCTTCAGGGAG CTGGAACAGATGGTGATCAAAATGGACTTGATCACCCATCTGTTGAAGTTTCCCTGGATGAAAACTCAGGAATGTTAGTAGACGGGTTTGAAAGGACCTTTGATGGGAAGCTCAAGTGTCGGTACTGCAACTATGCCAGCAAAGGAACAGCCCGGCTTATTGAACACATCAGAATCCACACAG gtgAAAAACCTCATCGATGTCATCTTTGTCCATTTGCATCTGCTTATGAGCGTCATCTGGAAGCCCATATGCGTtctcatactggagaaaaaccataCAAATGCGAATTATGTTCCTTCCGCTGCAGTGATCGAAGTAACTTGTCCCATCATCGAAGGCGCAAGCATAAGATGGTACCAATTAAAGGTACTAGGTCTTCCTTAAGCAGCAAGAAAATGTGGGGGgttttacagaagaaaacaagCAATCTAGGCTATAGCAGAAGAGCACTAATCAACTTAAGTCCACCTTCCATGGTGGTTCAGAAACCAGACTACCTTAACGATTTTACCCACGAAATCCCAAATATCCAGACTGACTCCTATGAAAGTATGGCAAAAACCACACCAACTGGTGGCCTTCCAAGGGACCCCCAGGAACTCATGGTTGATAACCCTTTGAATCAGCTCTCTACTCTAGCAGGGCAGTTGTCCAGTTTGCCACCTGAAAACCAAAACCCTGCATCCCCTGATGTAGTTCCCTGCCCTGATGAAAAGCCTTTCATGATTCAGCAGCCCTCCACCCAAGCAGTAGTTTCTGCTGTATCAGCAAGTATTCCTCAGAGCTCCTCTCCCACAAGCCCAGAACCTCGGCCATCCCATAGTCAAAGGAACTATAGTCCAGTGGCAGGTCCAAGCAGTGAGCCAAGTGCCCACACGAGCACTCCCAGCATAGGAAACAGCCAGCCAagcaccccagccccagccctgccggTCCAGGACCCTCAGCTTCTGCACCACTGCCAGCACTGTGATATGTACTTTGCAGACAACATCCTTTACACTATTCATATGGGATGTCATGGGTATGAAAATCCTTTTCAGTGTAATATATGTGGATGCAAATGTAAAAACAAGTATGATTTTGCCTGTCATTTTGCAAGAGGGCAACATAACCAACATTGA
- the IKZF5 gene encoding zinc finger protein Pegasus isoform X2 produces MQLSGAGTDGDQNGLDHPSVEVSLDENSGMLVDGFERTFDGKLKCRYCNYASKGTARLIEHIRIHTGEKPHRCHLCPFASAYERHLEAHMRSHTGEKPYKCELCSFRCSDRSNLSHHRRRKHKMVPIKGTRSSLSSKKMWGVLQKKTSNLGYSRRALINLSPPSMVVQKPDYLNDFTHEIPNIQTDSYESMAKTTPTGGLPRDPQELMVDNPLNQLSTLAGQLSSLPPENQNPASPDVVPCPDEKPFMIQQPSTQAVVSAVSASIPQSSSPTSPEPRPSHSQRNYSPVAGPSSEPSAHTSTPSIGNSQPSTPAPALPVQDPQLLHHCQHCDMYFADNILYTIHMGCHGYENPFQCNICGCKCKNKYDFACHFARGQHNQH; encoded by the exons CTGGAACAGATGGTGATCAAAATGGACTTGATCACCCATCTGTTGAAGTTTCCCTGGATGAAAACTCAGGAATGTTAGTAGACGGGTTTGAAAGGACCTTTGATGGGAAGCTCAAGTGTCGGTACTGCAACTATGCCAGCAAAGGAACAGCCCGGCTTATTGAACACATCAGAATCCACACAG gtgAAAAACCTCATCGATGTCATCTTTGTCCATTTGCATCTGCTTATGAGCGTCATCTGGAAGCCCATATGCGTtctcatactggagaaaaaccataCAAATGCGAATTATGTTCCTTCCGCTGCAGTGATCGAAGTAACTTGTCCCATCATCGAAGGCGCAAGCATAAGATGGTACCAATTAAAGGTACTAGGTCTTCCTTAAGCAGCAAGAAAATGTGGGGGgttttacagaagaaaacaagCAATCTAGGCTATAGCAGAAGAGCACTAATCAACTTAAGTCCACCTTCCATGGTGGTTCAGAAACCAGACTACCTTAACGATTTTACCCACGAAATCCCAAATATCCAGACTGACTCCTATGAAAGTATGGCAAAAACCACACCAACTGGTGGCCTTCCAAGGGACCCCCAGGAACTCATGGTTGATAACCCTTTGAATCAGCTCTCTACTCTAGCAGGGCAGTTGTCCAGTTTGCCACCTGAAAACCAAAACCCTGCATCCCCTGATGTAGTTCCCTGCCCTGATGAAAAGCCTTTCATGATTCAGCAGCCCTCCACCCAAGCAGTAGTTTCTGCTGTATCAGCAAGTATTCCTCAGAGCTCCTCTCCCACAAGCCCAGAACCTCGGCCATCCCATAGTCAAAGGAACTATAGTCCAGTGGCAGGTCCAAGCAGTGAGCCAAGTGCCCACACGAGCACTCCCAGCATAGGAAACAGCCAGCCAagcaccccagccccagccctgccggTCCAGGACCCTCAGCTTCTGCACCACTGCCAGCACTGTGATATGTACTTTGCAGACAACATCCTTTACACTATTCATATGGGATGTCATGGGTATGAAAATCCTTTTCAGTGTAATATATGTGGATGCAAATGTAAAAACAAGTATGATTTTGCCTGTCATTTTGCAAGAGGGCAACATAACCAACATTGA
- the PSTK gene encoding L-seryl-tRNA(Sec) kinase isoform X2 yields the protein MKTAENTRGTGSDGPRKRVLCVLCGLPAAGKSTFARALAHRLRQEQGWAVGVVAYDDVMPDAFLAGARARPAPSQWKLLRQELLKYLEYFLMAVIKGCQMSVPPSRTEAMWEDFITCLKDQDLIFSAAYEAQSCYLLTKTAVSRPLFLVLDDNFYYQSMRYEVYQLARKYSLGFCQLFLDCPLETCLQRNGQRPRALPPETIHLMGRKLEKPNPEKNAWEHNSLTIPSPACASEASLEVTDLLLTALENPVKYAEDDMEQKETDRIICSTNVLHKADQTLRRIVSQTMKGAKDEQVLPHNLKLLAEELNKLKAEFLEDLKQGNKKYLCFQQTTDISDVISFFHYEKDNIVQKYFSKQH from the exons ATGAAGACCGCCGAGAACACCAGAGGAACCGGCAGCGACGGGCCGCGGAAACGAGTCCTCTGCGTCCTCTGCGGCCTCCCCGCGGCAGGAAAATCGACTTTCGCGCGCGCCCTCGCCCACCGGCTGCGGCAGGAGCAGGGTTGGGCCGTTGGTGTCGTCGCGTATGATGATGTCATGCCCGACGCGTTTCTGGCCGGGGCAAGAGCGCGACCGGCG CCATCCCAATGGAAATTGCTTCGACAGGAACTGTTGAAGTACCTGGAATACTTCTTGATGGCTGTCATTAAGGGGTGTCAGATGTCTGTCCCACCCAGCAGGACTGAAGCCATGTGGGAAGATTTTATAACCTGCCTAAAGGATCAAGATCTGATATTTTCTGCAGCATATGAGGCCCAGTCTTGCTACCTCTTAACAAAAACTGCTGTTTCTAGacctttgtttttggttttggatgACAATTTTTATTATCAGAGTATGAGATATGAAGTCTACCAGCTGGCTCGGAAat ATTCACTGGGCTTTTGCCAGCTGTTTTTAGATTGTCCTCTTGAGACCTGTTTACAGAGGAATGGCCAGAGGCCACGGGCACTGCCTCCTGAGACCATCCACCTGATGGGAAGAAAGCTGGAAAAGCCCAACCCTGAGAAAAACGCTTGGGAACACAACAGCCTCACAATTCCGAGTCCAGCATGTGCTTCGGAGGCCAG CCTGGAGGTGACTGATTTATTGCTCACTGCTTTGGAAAATCCAGTAAAATATGCTGAGGACGATATGGAACAAAAG GAGACAGACAGAATTATTTGTTCAACTAACGTTCTTCATAAAGCTGATCAGACACTCCGAAGGATTGTATCTCAGACAATGAAGGGAGCAAAAG atgaaCAAGTCCTTCCTCACAACTTGAAGCTTCTAGCAGAAGAACTTAACAAGCTCAAAGCAGAGTTTTTGGAAGACCTAAAACAAGGCAACAAAAAATACCTGTGCTTTCAGCAAACCACTGACATATCagatgtcatttctttttttcattatgagAAAGATAATATTGTACAGAAGTATTTTTCAAAGCAGCATTAA
- the PSTK gene encoding L-seryl-tRNA(Sec) kinase isoform X1 — translation MKTAENTRGTGSDGPRKRVLCVLCGLPAAGKSTFARALAHRLRQEQGWAVGVVAYDDVMPDAFLAGARARPAEVPSQWKLLRQELLKYLEYFLMAVIKGCQMSVPPSRTEAMWEDFITCLKDQDLIFSAAYEAQSCYLLTKTAVSRPLFLVLDDNFYYQSMRYEVYQLARKYSLGFCQLFLDCPLETCLQRNGQRPRALPPETIHLMGRKLEKPNPEKNAWEHNSLTIPSPACASEASLEVTDLLLTALENPVKYAEDDMEQKETDRIICSTNVLHKADQTLRRIVSQTMKGAKDEQVLPHNLKLLAEELNKLKAEFLEDLKQGNKKYLCFQQTTDISDVISFFHYEKDNIVQKYFSKQH, via the exons ATGAAGACCGCCGAGAACACCAGAGGAACCGGCAGCGACGGGCCGCGGAAACGAGTCCTCTGCGTCCTCTGCGGCCTCCCCGCGGCAGGAAAATCGACTTTCGCGCGCGCCCTCGCCCACCGGCTGCGGCAGGAGCAGGGTTGGGCCGTTGGTGTCGTCGCGTATGATGATGTCATGCCCGACGCGTTTCTGGCCGGGGCAAGAGCGCGACCGGCG GAAGTG CCATCCCAATGGAAATTGCTTCGACAGGAACTGTTGAAGTACCTGGAATACTTCTTGATGGCTGTCATTAAGGGGTGTCAGATGTCTGTCCCACCCAGCAGGACTGAAGCCATGTGGGAAGATTTTATAACCTGCCTAAAGGATCAAGATCTGATATTTTCTGCAGCATATGAGGCCCAGTCTTGCTACCTCTTAACAAAAACTGCTGTTTCTAGacctttgtttttggttttggatgACAATTTTTATTATCAGAGTATGAGATATGAAGTCTACCAGCTGGCTCGGAAat ATTCACTGGGCTTTTGCCAGCTGTTTTTAGATTGTCCTCTTGAGACCTGTTTACAGAGGAATGGCCAGAGGCCACGGGCACTGCCTCCTGAGACCATCCACCTGATGGGAAGAAAGCTGGAAAAGCCCAACCCTGAGAAAAACGCTTGGGAACACAACAGCCTCACAATTCCGAGTCCAGCATGTGCTTCGGAGGCCAG CCTGGAGGTGACTGATTTATTGCTCACTGCTTTGGAAAATCCAGTAAAATATGCTGAGGACGATATGGAACAAAAG GAGACAGACAGAATTATTTGTTCAACTAACGTTCTTCATAAAGCTGATCAGACACTCCGAAGGATTGTATCTCAGACAATGAAGGGAGCAAAAG atgaaCAAGTCCTTCCTCACAACTTGAAGCTTCTAGCAGAAGAACTTAACAAGCTCAAAGCAGAGTTTTTGGAAGACCTAAAACAAGGCAACAAAAAATACCTGTGCTTTCAGCAAACCACTGACATATCagatgtcatttctttttttcattatgagAAAGATAATATTGTACAGAAGTATTTTTCAAAGCAGCATTAA